From the genome of Sandaracinaceae bacterium, one region includes:
- a CDS encoding tetratricopeptide repeat protein encodes MTTTSPATLARELYRAGRWADAARVARVAAQRDPSFAEDGAVIVGLCRLREGRAEEARAALEYALSRNPRSSTLRLAFAEAALASGDDEACASALDGLTADTADAEELRAALRRTRRELPVKNAMAGLAPGRRLATPQWEEGVMLLLRAGLAEDAAELVARRPAGAAAPLARLLAARTATARADREALPLWRSAVADDVAHAAEAVDAALALDAFEDAKELARRAHEALGDSLALGRLALYGGRFDEARRQLLDALPSGERRSLLAALELASGNPARARELLEASARAPADELMYVETLRRLGDIAGAEAHLNGLPPTVTNRVAAAPLCRMALTSARDVQHKETSDVLTTLRRDFPDLAPLEDHVAFAHGALDALSGNWSPRATRRTAQGEVRAQAVTPPLRARLAALREGLSGLPFEAIMAQHDALDAREGPHPLVATYGAELLLWRGEYERAAEWIARALARDQLTRWAYVGRAILENATDRPTEALATLAHQRQLMPPLPNSLACTAEAYLRLGDGPRAQRAYEQATDAHPTRTSAYVGLAGALTLQERDPAWALQRVRAISPVFYSQWMREAPGDDVLAAVHHALHMMRGNRGSGLITWYTADGAFHGDNATPSA; translated from the coding sequence GTGACGACCACCTCCCCCGCAACGCTGGCGCGTGAGCTGTACCGCGCTGGCCGCTGGGCCGACGCAGCGCGGGTCGCGCGGGTCGCGGCGCAACGCGACCCCTCCTTTGCGGAGGACGGCGCGGTCATCGTGGGCCTGTGCAGACTACGCGAGGGCCGCGCCGAGGAGGCGCGGGCGGCCCTCGAGTACGCCCTGTCGCGCAACCCGCGGTCCTCCACGCTGAGACTCGCGTTCGCCGAGGCGGCGCTGGCCAGCGGGGACGACGAGGCGTGTGCGTCTGCCCTGGACGGACTCACAGCCGACACGGCCGACGCCGAAGAGCTGCGCGCGGCGCTGCGAAGGACCCGCCGCGAGCTGCCCGTGAAGAACGCCATGGCGGGGCTCGCGCCCGGTCGACGGCTGGCGACACCCCAGTGGGAGGAGGGCGTGATGCTGCTCCTACGAGCGGGTCTCGCCGAGGACGCGGCCGAGCTGGTTGCGCGTCGGCCCGCTGGCGCGGCCGCGCCCTTGGCGAGGCTCCTCGCGGCGCGGACGGCGACGGCACGCGCGGACCGTGAAGCGCTCCCGCTGTGGCGGAGCGCGGTGGCGGACGACGTGGCGCACGCGGCGGAGGCGGTCGACGCTGCGTTGGCGCTGGACGCGTTCGAAGACGCGAAGGAACTCGCACGACGCGCCCATGAAGCCCTCGGGGACTCTCTCGCGCTCGGTCGCTTGGCCCTCTACGGCGGGCGCTTCGACGAAGCGCGGCGGCAGCTGCTGGACGCCCTGCCCTCCGGCGAGCGCCGTTCTCTGCTCGCGGCCCTCGAGCTCGCGAGCGGAAACCCCGCGCGCGCGCGCGAGCTTCTCGAGGCGAGCGCGCGCGCGCCGGCCGACGAGCTGATGTACGTGGAGACCCTACGCCGCCTCGGCGACATCGCCGGCGCCGAGGCGCACCTGAACGGGCTCCCTCCGACGGTGACCAACCGCGTCGCAGCAGCTCCCCTCTGCCGGATGGCGCTGACCTCGGCACGCGACGTGCAGCACAAGGAGACCAGCGACGTACTCACGACGCTCCGCCGCGACTTCCCGGATCTCGCACCGCTCGAAGACCATGTCGCGTTCGCGCATGGGGCGCTCGACGCGCTGAGCGGAAACTGGTCTCCCCGCGCCACGCGACGGACCGCGCAGGGTGAGGTTCGCGCGCAAGCCGTGACCCCGCCGCTCCGGGCCCGCCTTGCGGCACTGCGCGAGGGCCTGAGCGGGCTCCCGTTCGAGGCCATCATGGCCCAACACGACGCGCTCGACGCACGCGAGGGGCCACACCCACTCGTCGCGACCTACGGCGCCGAGCTCCTCCTGTGGCGCGGCGAGTACGAACGGGCCGCCGAGTGGATAGCGCGCGCCCTCGCGCGCGACCAGCTGACGCGCTGGGCCTACGTTGGTCGGGCCATCCTGGAAAACGCGACGGATCGGCCGACGGAAGCCCTCGCGACCCTCGCGCATCAGCGTCAGCTGATGCCTCCCCTCCCCAACAGCTTGGCGTGTACGGCCGAGGCGTACCTGCGGCTCGGCGACGGTCCTCGCGCCCAGCGCGCGTACGAGCAGGCCACCGACGCGCACCCGACGCGCACCAGCGCGTACGTCGGGCTGGCGGGCGCGCTCACGCTCCAGGAACGCGACCCGGCCTGGGCGCTGCAGCGGGTCCGCGCAATCAGCCCGGTCTTCTATTCTCAGTGGATGCGAGAGGCTCCGGGGGACGACGTGCTGGCCGCCGTGCACCACGCGCTCCACATGATGCGCGGCAACCGGGGGTCCGGGCTGATCACCTGGTACACGGCCGACGGCGCCTTTCACGGCGACAACGCAACGCCGAGTGCCTGA